The genomic window GCCTACTTTTCGACAGAGGTGGCTCATACGCTCAGCTGGGGAGGTGGACCAACCGTCACCTGCGAACACGTCGTTCAAATTGGTGTCAGCCGAATAGTGGCTCACCAACAGATAGGGGGCTTCCTTGTCTGATCCGTAGAGCACATAACTCGGCTTGATAGACAGCTGATATTCAGGCAGATCCAGTTGTATATCGGCGGGTACTTGGTCGGCTGCCTTTAGCTCTTCTCCCTCGTTGTCCTCATCCCACTCGAGCCCTTGCTTAAGCACCCAGTCGATCCACTGCTGGTGGAGTTCGCTTTGTAACTCATCATCTGAATCAACCGACTCACGCCATTCTTCATAGGTTTGACGGAACTGCTTCTTCTTTGTCGAATCCAGCTTCTGTAGCCCGGCTGGAAAAGCATCCCTCAAGACAGGCTCGGCCAGAAACGGGCCAGAGACCTCAATGAGGGACAACCATTCGCCATGTTGCGACATCACTTCATCCATTTAACTTTCCCCTACCATCGACTGTGGCACGAGAAAGACGACCGCCACTGGAAATGTTCGGGCCACGTAGTCACCGTAACGATATTCGATAGCTTGTATCTCTTGCTCCCTTTCTTCCGGTATGCGCGACAACCTAGCTTTTAATGCATCAAGGTCGCGCCGAACCTGGGTGCGCTCATCCTCCGTAAAAAGCGATAACTGCTCTGGATCCTCAGCACTCTTTAACTCCGCTTTAATCGACGCCTCCAACTCATCTAACACGGTCGATATATCTCTGATCTCAGTGTCTTTTCTCCTCTGCAGCGTGCCCTCGAGGTCCTTAAGTCGCTCTTTGGACCGGGCATCAATGGTCTTTTGAACCGAGTCGAGATTGCGATCGAATCGAAGTTTCAGTGCATCGCACAAAGAGTCGTTTGCGTCTGCCGGCTTAGCAGTGGCAAGCAGGTCATCTAGCTTCTTGACGCCCGTCTCGCGGCTATAGGTTTTGTCCTTTAGATAACCGCCGGAGTAAGTGATTTCCTCATGCAAGCGATGATGGTTACCGCCTGTAACAACCAGACGGGATACGATGACAGCCGCGACTCCTTCGATTCGGTCATCAGGCAGTGATCTCAGGGTGACCCGATGCATCCTTTTCACATCGGATAGCGCCCAGACTTCTGCACGTAAAAGCCGCAAACACATCTGCACCAGACGATGATTGAGATGCACCAATACGACGTCGTCCCGGCCTTTTGCTACTTCATGATCAAAGGTAATGGGCCTGATGACGTGAGTGTAGGGATGACGCAAGCCCTTGGTACAAGCTGCCCAGTTCCCGGTGAGTTCTGGCATCTTGAAGACGCTACCGTCCGGCGCATCAGCTAATGCTGCCGGCTTGAGCGCTGGTTTTTCGGCAATGGAGAGCCCAGTTTGTACTGCAGCGAGTATATGTTCTGGTGTTAGATGAAAGTCTTGTCGCGTCTGCGCCAATTGCTCATGTAGTTTGGCAATCTTTTCATTGAGCTGACGCTCGGCCTTGACGAACTTTTTGGCCTTTTGGGTTCTCGCCTCCGCCTCACGAGTATTGAGTTCCTTTTGTCTGCCTTCTATCAATCCTGACATTTGGGGTGCGATCACTGGATTTACATGAATCGCCACCAGTTCTCTAGACACTTTCCAGCTGTTTTTCGTGATGCTGTTCGTAGTCTACAGGTGACAGCAGGCTGTTCGAGCCATGCCGGCGTCTGACGTTGTAGAACATCTCGATATAGTCAAAGATATCGGCCCGGGCATCCTGCCGGGTCGGATATATCTTGCGCTTCACGCGCTCGCGTTTCAGTAGCTGGAAGAAGCTTTCAGCGACTGCGTTGTCATGGCAGTTGCCGCGTCTGCTCATACTGCCCTCAAGGCCGTTTGCGCGTAGAAACGCGCTCCAGTCATAGCTTGTGTATTGACTGCCCTGGTCCGAATGAACAAGTACCTTGCTCACCGGCTTGCGACGCCACACCGACATCAACAAGGCATCTAGAACCAGATCGCTCGTGATCCGTGATTGCATCGACCAGCCAATCACCCGGCGCGAGAATAAGTCGATGACCACGGCCAGGTACAACCAGCCTTCGTGGGTCCGAATATGGGTGATGTCGGTCGCCCATCGCTCGTTCGGCGCAGCCGGATTAAACTGTCTCTGCAGTACGTTAGGCGTCACATCATGCGCTTTGCCAACCTTATGCCGTGGCTTGCGATATCCAACCTGCGCCCTGATTCCAGCGTCTTTCATGAGACGGTGGACACGGTTGGGGCCGCAACACTCGCCTATTTCATGCAAATCACGATGGATCTTCCGATAGCCATACACAGCACCGGACTCGAGCCAGAACTGCTTGATCAGGCCAGAGAGCCGCTTGTCCTCACAACCGCGAGCCGATAGCGGCTGTCGACGCCACGCATAGAAACCGCTGGGGTGAACGTTAAGCAAAGAACACAGATGCCGCACCGGCAACTGGTGGCGATGGGATTGAATAAAAGCGTACCTCACTCGGATTGGCTCGCGAAGTACGCCGCGGCTTTTTTTAGAATGTCACGCTCCTCCGTGACACGCTTAAGCTCTTTTTGTAGCCGACGAATCTCGGCCTGATCATCAGCCTCCACTCGATGTTGCTCAGCAGCCGGCCCGTACTTCTTCACCCAGGCATACAGACTGTGCGTCGTCACGCCCAGCCGACTGGCCACGTCCGCCACGCTGTAGCCGCGATCCGTGATCTGGCGAACGGCTTCTCTCTTGAATTCTTCGGGGTAACGCTTGTTGCTCATAAACACCTCTCTGATAGCCATTTTGTATGGCTGAAAGGTGTCTAGCAAACTGGTGGCGATTCAACACTACCCATATCTTCACGCATTGATTCCAGCTTTCTAAGGGCGCGAATGATGTCCTCTTTATGCCCCCCTACTGCTTTACCATCGGAGTCACCCGCATCTACCGGGTGCCAGATCAGTACCTCACTTTCCTTTTGTCCATGGCGGTCGATACGGCCATTACGCTGTTCCATAACATTAGGGTTGTAAGGAATCTCCAAATGCATGAGGCAATTACAGTAGTTCTGCAGATCAATACCTTCTGATGCCGCATCTGTGGCCAATAGGATTCTTACGTCTGCATCCTTTGGGTTTGTTTGGAATGCGGCCTTTACGTCTTCACGCTCCTCTTGGTCCATACCTCCATGAATGATGGCCAATCGATCACCACCATAGCCCGCTTCAGTGAGGATTTTTTGTAACCATTGCTGTGTTGTTCGGTATTCCGTGAACAATATGACGCGACGATGATTCCAGTCGCTATCCGTCTTGAGGTTCGCCTCAATCCAAGTGCATATCGCATCAGCCTTGGAGTCGCTTTGATGCTGTGCGGACTGGGCCCAATCTCTTAATTGGCTAATCAGTCGCTTTTGATCGCCCGTCAGGGGCGCGCTGCGCTTGGTGGCTTCCTCTACGGCCTCTTCCTGCGCCGCCTCGTAATCCTCGTCCCTAGCGTAGTCCTCTTCGGCCTTAAGCAGCGCCTTTCTGAGGATCCGCTCCTCAATAACCGTCGCCTTGGCAGGCTTACCCCCTTGGTTGACCGTATTCACATGCTTTTCGAGAGTAGAAGCGAAAGCCGCCGGAGACGAAAACAACCGTTTCTTCATAAGACTGTTTACAAAGTGGGTGCCGATATATTTTCTGTCTTGATCTGCCGTCTCTTCTCTACTTTGGCAGTAATCATCAAGTAGCTGATGGACTCGCCGCTCTTCGTTAGAATAATTGACCTCAAGTGCCTGAAGCTTTCGCTCTGGATACAGAGGATTACCCTTGGCATCGACCAGGTCAGTCTTCAAGCGTCGAACCATAGCCTGCTGCAGCTGTTTTTCGTCGGGGAGTATGTTGCGCGCAAAGCGTTGATCGTCTAACAACTCTAAAAGCGACGTAAATGATTCTGTATAACCGTTGTGAGGGGTCGCTGTTAGAAACAGCTTGTGTTGAAAGTGCGGCGCTATCTCTCGTATCAATCGCGTGCGCTGACTTTCTAAGACATAGTTCGCAGAGCCGGATGGTGCGATGTTGTGCGCCTCGTCCACCACCAAAATATCGAATTTTCGAGGGTAACGCTTGGCTCCAGATAAGGTGTCTCGCATCAATCGCAGTGCTTCACCCGATTTGAGCCAGTCTTGAGAGGTGATCAGACGAGGGAATGACGTCCAGGGGTTGGCATGAATACCAAGATCGCGCCTCATTTGACGGATATAGTCGGTATTGACGATCTTGAAATCCAAACCGAACTTCTCCTGCATCTCATCCTGCCACTTCTGTTGCAGAGACGCTGGGCAAATAACAAGGACGGAGCGCGCTCGATGTCGGAGCAGCAATTCCTGGATGACCAGACCCGCTTCGATGGTCTTGCCCAGCCCTACGTCATCTGCGATCAGTAGGTTCGCCCGAGCCATGTTGATGGCCCGAACTAAGGGGTCGAGCTGAAAGTCTTCTATCGATACGCCACTGCGAAAGGGCGCCTGGAGGAACCCTCTGTCTGCGTTAGTTGCTGCGCCCCAGCGCACGGCGTCCAAGAAAGCATCTAGCTTTTCGGCATAGTCGAAACCGGTGATTTCGGGGAGGCCCGCTTTCTCAATGATATGGGCGCCGGGCTCAATCTCCCAAACGACCTGCAGTTCCTCGCCTAACCCATCCTCATCAATTGAGGACAGCGTGACTAAGTGTTGAGTGGCGCGACCAGCGACGCTCGACTCGGAAGCCACAATATCTGCAACAACCCATTGGCGTCGTCTCACTTCAACGAGTTGACCTGGTTCTGGGACCGCAATGATTCGACTTGCTTCAACTGCTTGCTGTTGTTGCTCCAACTCTAATGAACTCCTTTCATGAGCCTGAGGTAGTCCGCATGTGGGCTCTTAACCTCGACTAATCCCAACCTCTTTCACATGTAGCTTGATACTCACTGCAACTGCTCGAGCCAGCTCGACGGGGACAGCATTACCAATCAACCTACCTAGCGCCTTAAATTGCACCTTTTTTCGGGACTCGACGAACTTATAGCTTTTGGGGAAACTCTGGAGAATTGCCGCCTCCCTGAGGGAGATCGCTCTATCTTGATCTGGATGACCGAAGCGACCGTTACCGAAGCCAAAACACTGTGTTGTCATGGTGGGTGACGGCTTATCCCACTCCATGCGGCCATACACGCCAGGGAAAGTCTTACCACTGCTACGCTTATGACAATCGGCGACCAAGTGCTGGGGCCAATCACGCCAGGTACCGCCAGGCTTTGACGCCTTCATACGCTTCATATTCAGATCACTAAGTGTAGCTGTCACGTGCAACGGATCTCGTGGAGCACCCTCGCCCGCAGCGAGCGGCCTCAGCCTACCGATGGCTTGCTTCACAGTCCTTGGTTTTGGGGTTGTAGGGGGCACTAATTCGATATCCCCGTGCAGCGAAGCTAGCAAAACCAACCGCTTGCGACTCTGCGGTACGCCGTAATCACAACTATCAACCACCTTGAACCAAGTTCGGTAGTTCAGACGCTGTAGCGTATCGACAAAATCTAAAAATACGGGATGCTTCGCGAGCTTGGGAACATTTTCCATCGTTATGACATCGGGTTTGGTAGCTTTGGCCAGCCGGGCGAACTCATACAACAAGGACCATTTATGGTCACGGAGCTCGTCATATCGCTGAGCGTAGGTGGAAAAAGGCTGGCAAGGAGCGCAACCAGCGAGGATCTTGACCCGCGCATTGCCAAACAATGCCGTCAGTTCGCTGGCAGTAAACTCAGCTACATCTTTCTCTACAAATACGGCTTCGTTGTTTGCTTCATACGGATATCTACAGGCCGAATCCAAATCAACTCCCGCGGCCACGCGCAGGCCCTCAATACCAAAGCCGTGGGTTAATCCGCCCGCTCC from Congregibacter litoralis KT71 includes these protein-coding regions:
- the drmD gene encoding DISARM system SNF2-like helicase DrmD, producing MEQQQQAVEASRIIAVPEPGQLVEVRRRQWVVADIVASESSVAGRATQHLVTLSSIDEDGLGEELQVVWEIEPGAHIIEKAGLPEITGFDYAEKLDAFLDAVRWGAATNADRGFLQAPFRSGVSIEDFQLDPLVRAINMARANLLIADDVGLGKTIEAGLVIQELLLRHRARSVLVICPASLQQKWQDEMQEKFGLDFKIVNTDYIRQMRRDLGIHANPWTSFPRLITSQDWLKSGEALRLMRDTLSGAKRYPRKFDILVVDEAHNIAPSGSANYVLESQRTRLIREIAPHFQHKLFLTATPHNGYTESFTSLLELLDDQRFARNILPDEKQLQQAMVRRLKTDLVDAKGNPLYPERKLQALEVNYSNEERRVHQLLDDYCQSREETADQDRKYIGTHFVNSLMKKRLFSSPAAFASTLEKHVNTVNQGGKPAKATVIEERILRKALLKAEEDYARDEDYEAAQEEAVEEATKRSAPLTGDQKRLISQLRDWAQSAQHQSDSKADAICTWIEANLKTDSDWNHRRVILFTEYRTTQQWLQKILTEAGYGGDRLAIIHGGMDQEEREDVKAAFQTNPKDADVRILLATDAASEGIDLQNYCNCLMHLEIPYNPNVMEQRNGRIDRHGQKESEVLIWHPVDAGDSDGKAVGGHKEDIIRALRKLESMREDMGSVESPPVC
- a CDS encoding IS3-like element ISGpr2 family transposase (programmed frameshift), with protein sequence MSNKRYPEEFKREAVRQITDRGYSVADVASRLGVTTHSLYAWVKKYGPAAEQHRVEADDQAEIRRLQKELKRVTEERDIPKKSRGVLREPIRVRYAFIQSHRHQLPVRHLCSLLNVHPSGFYAWRRQPLSARGCEDKRLSGLIKQFWLESGAVYGYRKIHRDLHEIGECCGPNRVHRLMKDAGIRAQVGYRKPRHKVGKAHDVTPNVLQRQFNPAAPNERWATDITHIRTHEGWLYLAVVIDLFSRRVIGWSMQSRITSDLVLDALLMSVWRRKPVSKVLVHSDQGSQYTSYDWSAFLRANGLEGSMSRRGNCHDNAVAESFFQLLKRERVKRKIYPTRQDARADIFDYIEMFYNVRRRHGSNSLLSPVDYEQHHEKQLESV
- a CDS encoding DNA cytosine methyltransferase, yielding MERDDRVACVDLFCGAGGLTHGFGIEGLRVAAGVDLDSACRYPYEANNEAVFVEKDVAEFTASELTALFGNARVKILAGCAPCQPFSTYAQRYDELRDHKWSLLYEFARLAKATKPDVITMENVPKLAKHPVFLDFVDTLQRLNYRTWFKVVDSCDYGVPQSRKRLVLLASLHGDIELVPPTTPKPRTVKQAIGRLRPLAAGEGAPRDPLHVTATLSDLNMKRMKASKPGGTWRDWPQHLVADCHKRSSGKTFPGVYGRMEWDKPSPTMTTQCFGFGNGRFGHPDQDRAISLREAAILQSFPKSYKFVESRKKVQFKALGRLIGNAVPVELARAVAVSIKLHVKEVGISRG